The following is a genomic window from Amaranthus tricolor cultivar Red isolate AtriRed21 chromosome 10, ASM2621246v1, whole genome shotgun sequence.
TGGTTTTTTGGTAGAAGACGTTTATGGCCTTTTGAGCAAGGTGGTCTCATACctcaatttaataatttatattattaggaaaaattactgtgaataatataatttctcgttaatttttctaaattaatatcaattatcaattaaccataaataataccaactaagCATAAATCACTgacaaatttaatattatttgaaaattctAGTTAATAacataatcactttaaaaaaatttacacttagtgataatcataatatataGGGATCCAACTTTCCTATTTTGTCAAGCACCTATCAAATAAGAAAGTAGTAAATCAATTTTAggtatcttttattttataagagGACTTTTTgagaatttatattattttttttttattttgtttattttatattttatctttacgTTTCACAAATTCAATTCCGTTTTTTCTTACACTTACACAAATTATTGTTTACGTGGTATTGGCTTTTAGGCTGGTTGTTGAAGGAGttcaataatattatattttgataCAAATGGTGAATAAGGGCATGATTAAGACTGTACGGAGTGTGCTTTAGGATTTTTCTTCTTGTCTTGTCACTTACATCTTGACTTGAAgacttttatttcttttcatttaaatgattttttttctctaCACGTACAATAATGTAATAAGTTTTCATTTTGACTTGAACACAAGATTTTCATCTagtttaaataaataaagcaaaagtcaaaatttaaataaaaagtcaacaaaaaaatCATTCACCAAAAAACCAAATAGACAAACACTCATAAGCCTGATTTGATAGTAGATTAGTAggtaataaacgatgaaaataacaataaaaattccGTGTAATCTTTATGAAAAACGCTATAAATAAGTTTAATGGTCAtatgtatttaatttatattatcttACTTTTCTTCACATAATTAATTTCAAAGCGTTATTTAGAGATGTAGtatttaatattaatgaaaaattatacaataataccaaaataattaaacacaTTTCTTAAAAATTTCCACAATTAAACATTTTGGCTATCAATATTTATATTGTACGAACAACCAAACATAGTATATAAGTATTGTTGTACCGGTAAAACAGCTTCAATTGTGAAAGTATACGCCTTTCACATTACGACAAATTCTTTCATCATACCCCTTTTCCAGTCCCACCGTCTCCACCTTCCACTATCTTTTCCAATCCAAATTTATGTATCCTATACTCcctctataaaaaaaattaaaaaaaaaaaaaacaccattTCCCTTTTATACGTCTCACTAAATTTGTCAAATTTATACTTTTTGTCACGATccacaattattttttaattttcgtcaaaacattaaaattttttttttatttcatgtaCGTATttctcctatttttttttttttttttataaacatagtaatttttcttttacacTTTTcacttattttctttatttcacCGATTTATACTTACCACTTCTCTCTCGCTCCCACTTGTTTTGTACttctattatttgttatttttagtcCCTTATATTAAATTTGCTTcgttttaattttcaaaatttctttATACTCAAAAATCAGTTATCATCCCTATTAAAGCACATATGTCTTTCTCATGCAAAGTTCTCAGATCAAATCTCACATAGTCCATCCTTCTTTCTACCTAccctataattaaaaaaatatcaacacTTTCATCCAAAAATACGCTATTTCTGTTTGATATTAATTTAACGAGATGAAATATTATTTCAtcacaaattattatatgaaaCGTTCTACCAAAAAACTCTCTTTATATTAGGTTAAATAGCTCATTTATATGTATTTGAGATTGTTTCACCAAAAGACGATCTTAATAACTCTTAACTGCCACCCTCATTTGACCTGGTTCCTAATTTCCCGCGTAAACCCAGTCAattcttttcttcatcttcttacGAAATCAATCAATTCCTCAATTacccaaataaataaataaatgaataaatcaaTTACTTCTCCCTCAACTAACTTCCACTTTCACTTCCGATTCCTTCCTTCTTCAACCCCTCCATTAAACAACACCATATTGACTCATTCTTATTCCTTTCTTTTTTCCTTCTCATCTATACCAACACCcatgtcttcttcttctccttcttctttcttctgaCCAATTTCTCTCTCTATTCTTCTTCTGGAACGCCATATCGATGTCTTCTCTCCTTCTTTTCTTCTCTCTTTTCTCCCTTTTCCCTAAATTATCTCTCTCGCAACCCCCTCTAAGTACTTTCTCTTTTCCATTtcctttttatttcattttgattttcactCACATTTATTTTGACTAATTTCTTCTTTAATCTGCAGGTTTTTACATTAATTGTGGTGCTTCGTCTCCTGTTGACTTCAACGGTCATCAATGGATACCAGATTCAAATTTCATATCTGTTGGAGTAAACAAAACGGTTTCTGGTTCACGGGTTTTGCCAATCCTATCAAGTGTTCGGTCATTTGTTCAAGAGAGAAATACCCACAAAAAATTTTGCTACCAAATTGGACCTGTAATTCGTTCCGCAAGATATATGGTTAGAACTACTTATTTTTATGGCGGTGTTAATGGGAATAAAAATCCACCCGTATTTGATCAAATTGTGGATGGAACTTTGTGGGGTTTGGTTAATACAACGGAAGATTACGCCCATGATATGTCTACTTATTATGAGGGTGTTTTTCGTGCTGTTGGGAAAACTGTGAGTATTTGTCTTGGTGTAAATCAGCTTACTGATTCTGACCCTTTTATTTCCGCTATTGAGATGGTTATGCTTCAGAATTCGGTTTATAACACCACTGATTTTAGCAAATTTGGATTGAGCTTGATTTCTAGGAACAATTTTGGATATACTGGACCAATTATAAGGTAGGTTCTGAGTAATTTTTAGTTTTGCTTAAATTTGTAgcacttttttgtttttctgtAGTTACTTGATGAACATTTCTGGCTGTTTGGTGATCAATTTTCTGTCTTTTTCTGGGTATTTGGTTGTTTGATTGCTATTGATGAGCTCTGATTAGTATAAAGAAAGTAGGTATGGACTTAGATGGGAACATTGGCTGTACCCTAGAAATTACCTTTTCTTTTGCCCTTATATTGTTATACCACactgaatttttatttatttgaaaagttgaattatttcaCTTTGCTCTACAGCAGAATTCATCAGTCGGTAGTGTTTCTCAAAAAATGGTTTAGAAGGTAGTTTTTGACCCAACAAAATGTAAAAGATAGTTTTTAACAAAAAGTGAGTTTTTGTAGGTAATTTCGGATCATTTTTTCACTATTTGAAAGGAATTTGAAAACTTGGAGTATGATACTAACGAATTTAATGGAGATTTTTTCCTTTGCCAAAATGAATTTAATAGGTAAATAAGGCAATTTCTTTCCAGTTCCCACACAAAGGAAAATGTTTTGCTGCCTATTAGTGAATAGCTCCCTATTTCCTAATTTTTGAAGCTGTTAAATTTTGTATGGCTCTTTTCTTGGTGTTTGGCTTATGGGCATATGCTGTTCCAGTAAATGTCTTGTATCTTGGTCGTTGAGATTACATGTTGACAATTTAAAGATTTGTACAAAACTTGCTTTGAATTAATGAAAGATTTTTGATACATCATATCATACATATTATGAATTGCGCAACAAATTTGAAGCAGGGATCTCTCCACCCGAAAGTTAATGAAACTAACTGCATGCTTATGCAGTATACATCATTGAGACAAACCAAAAGGGCAATAACTGGTTTTCTTAGGGTTTTACTGAATTCATCTACATTTGACTGTAACTTTTGGAATATGTCTGGTTTTTATACATTTAACATGTAAATGTGCAAAAGTCTGTTCGATGAGCTAGTAGGAGTAATACCAAACAGTTGAGTGAACGAGTAAAAATCAGATACAGGCTTACAGCATAATCTTGTAAACAGCTGTAAGCCTGTAACATCAATAGCCATGTCTGATTGGAAGAGCAATTTGTTATGCCTTActaattacaataatttttgtatttcagTTTACCAGATGATCAATTTGATCGCTTGTGGCAACCATTTGGACCTCGTCAAGCTGCTATGCAAGTTCCAAATGTGTCTGTTTCTGGATTCTGGAATCGTCCACCAGCTAAGATCTTTGAGACACGCCTAACTGTCAATGCAGGGCCAATGGTGCTGCAATGGCCAGATGGACCTCTTCCGAGCTCCACATACTACATTGCTTTATATTTTGCTGATGACCGTGTTCAATCATCTGGGCGAGCATTTAGCATTAGCATCAATAATGTGCCGTATATTAGAAACCTGAATGTGACATCATCTGGTGTAGCTGTATTTGCAACCCAATGGCCACTAGCTGGTCTAACAAGTATAAAGTTCACCCCAGTTGATGGATCAGATGCTAGTCCTCTCATCAATGGTGGGGAGATTTTTAATGTCTTACCAATCGGAAGAAGAACACATGTTCGTGATGGTATGTATCTGAATTCTGAAACCTAAGTGTTCCGGTCCTTTTTTATTCTCCTCATCTATTTTTACTTGTAGGACACATTATTTCTCAATCCCCCCAACTAAATTGTGAAACTAAGTATCCTGAGCTTTTGCACTGCAGCTAGGGATAAGTTATCTGAACTTTTGTGCAAAATCTTAAGCAGGGGACACcctcaaacaaaacaaaaacatacaACTATTCAATTTAGGGCTTTGGGTGCTTTATTTGTGCTAAGATGTACTCTAAACATACACCCTCAAACAGAATTTGGTTTAACTGCAGCACTTAAATTAGGAGAAACATATCTAAAGGGAAAGTCTAAAGATCATGTGATGATTTAATCATGATAAGCTAAGGCATTAAGAAGAGCAAGCTATCAGTGGGGGGAAGAATTTTTTGCATTTAGGAACTTATTAGCACAAAAGAAATCCAAAGcgtattgtattattatttgatagCTGCTCTAGATAAATGTCTAGCTAGATAAATATCTAGCACATACAATAATCTCAAAAAGGCTCCACTTAAATTACCCCTACAACATGCTAATCTTAAGAGTGATGTAGTGAATTACATTCCCAGTTCCCATGCTGGCTGCTCCTTTTAGATTGCTTTCAACTTTAAAGTAGGGCAGGGGGTGGTTCTTTACTAGAGTTTCCTTGATCTCCATATAAGCTACAATTACACTAAAACTTTTGCTTTTTGCCGCAGTGATTGTTTTAGAAAGAATCAAAAGCAGTCTCTTGTATCTTCCAGAGGATTGGAGTGGTGACCCTTGTTTCCCAACTGGTTACTCTTGGACTGGGATTACATGCTCCAATGGTACTCGGGTTCGCATAACCTCTATGTGAGTCATCATTGAAgatcaaaatattttttctatCAATTGACTACTTATATATGTGAAGTTGGACATGACGTTTGCGGTTTGCTGTCATGGATCAATTCAgaaataacctctttgttattttATCATTagcaagggtaaggttgcgtacattcgACACTCCCGAACCCCACCCTAGGTAGGAGCCAACTAAATGGCATTGGGATAATGAAAatcttgttgttgctgttgttgtCAAAGGACTACTTATCCTCTTCATCACTTACTTTTATTTCTGTCTCCAGAAACCTGATGAATATGGGTGTTTCAGGATCCTTGTCTCCTGACGTTGCAAATTTGACGGCATTGACTACATTGTACTCCCCTGATCTTTTTGTCATTCTGTTTGTCAATATTGACGAGATACTTACTGTTGTGCTTTATTCTCTTGGCAGAGTGCTTGCAAACAACAGCTTGTCAGGACCTATACCCTCAAGTCTTGGTAAATTGAAGCATCTGGAAGTACTGTAAGCACTTTTTCCTGCGTGGGTTTCATGCactattataatattaacttgTTTATGTGTGTATTAGCATAAATCACTATCCATCATTTACAGGATGTTATGTTTTTTATGTAGGAACTTACacatttttgttcaaaattctATTTACCATGTTTCTGCCTTTCTGGCGCCAACTTGGGATGTGAAAATATACGATTATATCTTTTAAATGATGTTGCAAATATTTCAGGGGCTTGGAAAATAATCGCTTTATCGGAACCATTCCTTCATCACTTGGAGGGATTGGAAGTTTGCGTGAACTGTAAGTTCCTTCTCGTTTGAAGCTTTTACCCATGACTGCTAATAATCAAATTCATTGTTTGTTCTTGTCTTCGATGAATGAATTCATTAATTCTAATAGAAAAATGGTGCAATAAATTATGAGACAAATTCTGTGGAATGGTAAAGACATACATTATAAAGGAGGGCTGAGTCAAACAGTTAATTGTGACCATCCATAAGCATTTTATTGGAAGCTTATTTGAACTTCTTAAAATACAtgatttttagttttcttttatCCACAAAATGCCAAAAGAGACATGGAATCAAACATTGACTCTCTTGCAAGAAATCCCTAAGCAAGCACAAACAAGACCAAGCCATTAATCTACAATCTACATGTTTTATTAAGACTATGAAGACCTTGCTATGGTTGGGATTGAAGATTGAACCAAACACACCCATAGCTCACAATTACAAAGTGATCATGCACATATTCTCAATCAGCAAAACGAGCATTACACTATACAAAATGTTTGAATAGAATGAAATGGAGAGAAATGAAGAGCAGGGAAATGGAAGGATGACATTTTCCTCATCTAGATACCAAAAAGGAAGTGGAGCAAATTGGAGGGAATAAGTCACTTACATTTTGTAGTTTGTACTAAATAAATCCTTCCAacattgaaaatatttgaaaggaTAACTCAATAATCTTTCGTCCCCCCTCTGCCCCCTCCTCTTCCCTTTCCTTCCTTTTCTTCCTAATATGTTATCCAAAGTCTCCAAATACACCCTTTACTTATAAAATCTGTGTACTTGTTTACATTTATGGCGGCCAAAACTGAGGTACTTAGTAGTCATTATCTAAATGGAGGTATTTTTTTTGGCATATATGAGTAAAGTCATGGTAATTTCTTAGATGAATGATTGCCCATCGGCACTGCTGTTAAGTTAAATGAAAATTGACTTGGATTGACATTTATCgtagttgttttttttaatcttttgttTGTAGTTGATGAAGCTTTTGGCATGTTGATTGATGTGCTTCTTTATCAAGGCGTTGATTGTACTTCTGTAATTGTATCTTCTGTTATCTTTTTTGTCACTACCTACTAATTTACAGTCTGTTAGATATTCCTCTTAATGAACCTTGTTACAATCATATGTCCACATGGGAGATATTAGTAGGTCAAAAATCTGAGCTGGTATAATGTAAGGAAGGAAAAGCAAAGGAGTGGCTAGAATTTCGAGCGAGGACATATTGACCTTATTCATTGAAGCTCAAATCTGTTAAAAAATTGATGGCACATGGATTACTTTCATTGTCTTATGTATTCCCGAGTACTCTCGCTAATGAACCGTAATAACTCTCTTTTCCTAATTCGATATTAACGCAAAAATACTTCTACTTAACAGGCATCTGGAGAACAATAATCTAAATGGAACAGTTCCGAAAagccttcttcaaaaacccgGGCTGCACTTTACGTAAGTCTAAAATCCTCGTACGATGTATCCTTATTTCTTAATTGCTTAAAGTGAATTCTTTTACTTGAGCTAAACTGTTTTCTGTTTAGGTTTACACCCGGCAATCGCCTTTCACTTTCGTCTGGACAAAAAACATGATCCATGGCCGTCCTCCATCAACGACTATACGGTGTACGTATTTGTGTAATCAGtgatttgattaatattttttgataacTTCAAATACAGCTGGAAGCTGCATGGATACCCTTGTGTTCTAGCTCCAGAGCTAGTTGTCTGAATTAGAGTAAAGGCTTCTGTGTTTGAAGTACTTGGTATAATTAAACAAGCTCCTCTATGCAGCCTGAGGGTCAGGCTGTCATTTTGTTGTACAAATTTTTTTCTGATATAGGGGTGCTTCTGAGTTCTGACTTTGTTTAGCTGTATATGGTCCCCTTTACCTTCTCCCAATAGTGAAAATGCTAAAGTAAAGCAAATTCTGGTTTTGTTTGTATACTACTATACTATTTATCTGTTACATTAATCACTGTTtttctataaattatattaatgaaTTGTAAATGCAACTCCTGTTTGCTACAAATGTAAATCTTGTAAGAATCATATTTTACTTGTGTTTGTTAACAATTATTAACAAAACAGTGCATTCTTGATAATTATGGGATAGTCTGGTGGTTGAAGACTTTTTCTTTCACTTTTGTGATAAGGGTTTGAAATTCTCACCACTTGCAGGAAGCATAAAAGGGATTTTTTAGTCTTATTTGACCGAACAAAATTAGTGTATTGTTTAATCGTTTGATGCCCTTAATTTGATGGGGctaaagatttatagttttttggtCTCTGATTaaagctactcttgtgagagattgtttttcggtgagacgacctcaaacaaAGAGCTT
Proteins encoded in this region:
- the LOC130825153 gene encoding putative leucine-rich repeat receptor-like serine/threonine-protein kinase At2g14440; its protein translation is MSSLLLFFSLFSLFPKLSLSQPPLSFYINCGASSPVDFNGHQWIPDSNFISVGVNKTVSGSRVLPILSSVRSFVQERNTHKKFCYQIGPVIRSARYMVRTTYFYGGVNGNKNPPVFDQIVDGTLWGLVNTTEDYAHDMSTYYEGVFRAVGKTVSICLGVNQLTDSDPFISAIEMVMLQNSVYNTTDFSKFGLSLISRNNFGYTGPIISLPDDQFDRLWQPFGPRQAAMQVPNVSVSGFWNRPPAKIFETRLTVNAGPMVLQWPDGPLPSSTYYIALYFADDRVQSSGRAFSISINNVPYIRNLNVTSSGVAVFATQWPLAGLTSIKFTPVDGSDASPLINGGEIFNVLPIGRRTHVRDVIVLERIKSSLLYLPEDWSGDPCFPTGYSWTGITCSNGTRVRITSINLMNMGVSGSLSPDVANLTALTTLVLANNSLSGPIPSSLGKLKHLEVLGLENNRFIGTIPSSLGGIGSLRELHLENNNLNGTVPKSLLQKPGLHFTFTPGNRLSLSSGQKT